DNA sequence from the Armatimonadota bacterium genome:
GCACCTCATTACCTTATCGTTGTTGATCGAGTTGATTCCCTTGACTCTCTTGAGGTTTGGGTTGAGGTTAGCGAAAAAGTCTTTTCAGACGAAATTAAGGTGTTAGAAGCCCTTGAAAAAAGGATTGAGCGTGAGATCGAAAGTGTACTCGGCTTGAGCGTGGCAGTCCGTCTAAAAGAGCCAAAGACTATCGAGCGGAGCGAGGGAAAGGCAAAGAGGGTTCTGGATAAGCGGCCGAAAACGTAGGACATGAGGCTCGTTGGCACTTGATGTCTTGGTCTCACTCTAAAGGAGGCGAACAATGAAAGTCAAGCAGCTTTCGATATTCTTAGAAAATCAGTCAGGCCGTTTGGCTGAAGTGGCAGGTGCTCTCGGTTCCGAGGGAATTAATATTCGTGCGCTCTCGCTTGCGGATACTTCGGGTTTTGGTATACTTCGATTGATTGTAAATGATATAGCAAAGGCCCGCAAAGTGCTTCAGGGTAAGGGTTTTATTGTGAAAGAGACTAATGTAATTGCTGTTGAAGTGCCTGATCGTCCTGGTGGCCTTGCAAGTGTTTTGAACGCTTTAGCGGCCGAAAAAATCAACATTGAGTATATGTATGCGTTTGTTGAAAAATCATCGGAGGATGCAATCGTAATTTTCCGAATCGAAAACATTGATGAGGGGATAAGAGCACTGCTATCAAAAGGCATAAACATCCTCACTGCAGAGCAAGTATATGCACTTTAATCTTTGAAGTAAGAGGTAGTGGAGTGATAAGCAGCTCCACTACCTCAATTAGTCATATGCGAGAGGAGGCTATGATCGTATGTTTATTCTCCTCTTTCCTCTCGCAGGGCTCGTTCACCACGCTCGATCAGCTTTTTAACCATGTAGCCACCGAGCTTTCCAGCTTCCTCTGTGGTCATTTCCGGGCCGATTCGCTGGATTCCCAGCTCGCGGCGCACTTCCTCTTCGAGGCGCTTCATCATCTCCTCTTCCTCCACCTATATCACCTCCCTTTTCTATGGTGTTTCAAACGCAAATATGGCATTGTAGCTTTGTTGTGAAATTCAGTCCATTCTCGAAGACATGAATGCTTTATCCAATATAGGCTTTAGCCTAAACCAGGAATTTGTGCTCTTTGGTTACGATTTTATCGAGAAATTCGATAATTTTGGTTGACAATGCATAGAGTTTTGGGTATAAGTTAAGTAACTTAATCAATAAGTATCTTAATCTTCTGCAGGGTTCTTTCGGAGGACCATGTTGATGAAAAAGGACTCAATAGCCTACGCTGAGCATGTGCTTGATCTTTTTACTGAGATTTTGCACAAAGCAATCATAGTTGGCCCACTCCGCGAAGTTGGTCTGGGTATTACTCCCGCACTGGCGCAGGGGATTCAGTTTATACACCAGCATGGTGTATGCTCTGTTAAGGATATTGCCGAGGGGCTTTCGATGACGTATTCGGCTGCGAGCCAGCTTACTGATCGTCTTGTAAAGAAGGGTTTGGTTACTCGCCGCGAAAATGCGCGCGACCGCAGGCTAACCGAGATTGAATTAACCAACGATGGGTTTAAGCTTGCTGAGAAGATTAGGCTGCGGCGTGTAACCGAGATGTCTCGAATACTAGGCCGCATGAGACCTGCTAGTCGAGAGATGCTCGTGCAAACTTTAGAGGATTTTATCACAGCGGTTGTAAAGGATGACAGGACGGCGCTTGAAGTTTGTTCTCATTGTGGCCGAGACCATGTGCCGGAATGTGTAATCAACGAGGTATATCAGGCAGCTACTGGAATGCCAATCCGGCGAACATAATTGGCCGATTAGGAGGAAAAGAATATGAGCATTCAATACAGCGAAAAGGTCATGGAGCATTTTATGAATCCTCGCAATGTAGGCGAGATTCCAGATGCCGATGGCATAGGCAATGTTGGCAATCCTGTATGTGGCGACATTATGCGCATGTACATAAAAGTCAAAGATGGGGTAATTGTAGATGCAAAGTTCAAAACTTTTGGGTGCGGTGCTGCAATTGCCACAAGCAGTATGGCGACAGAGATGATAAAGGGCAAGACAATAGAAGAGGCTCTAAAGCTCAGCAACAAGGCTGTGGCTGAGGCCCTGGGAGGCTTACCGCCGGTTAAGATGCACTGCTCAGTCTTGGCAGAGGAGGCAATTGAGGCTGCTATAGATGATTATCTAAGGAAAACTACCGGCAAAGGCCTCGATTTTGAGAAGAATAGATATCTAAAATAAACACGAACTAGGAGGAAATCAAATGCGAGAAAAGGTTGAAGAAGTACTGAATGAGATTAGGCCAGCTTTGCAAGCCGATGGTGGGGATATCGAACTAGTAGATGTTAATGAGGAGACTGGCATTGTAACGGTAAAGCTTGTTGGAGCATGTGCGGGGTGTCCAATGTCCCAAATGACTCTGCAGATGGGCGTTGAGCGCGTGATAAAATCAAGAGTCCCCGAGGTGCAGAAGGTTGAGGCTGTACCATTTGCTGGGACAGCAGTGGATCTTTAAGAATAAAAAAAGCGTTGACAGTTCGTTAGATAGTGGAAATTTCCCTTTACTGTTGAAGTAGGGTAACTGATCGAGTGGTGCTAGAATACTAGATTAAATCAACCACCTTTAAGGGAGGTGGCTTGGCATGTTTGAGACGTTAAAGCGAGATATACAAGCTGTAAAAGAAAGAGATCCAGCGTGCCGTAGCACGCTTGAGATAATTACGTGCTACCCCGGTTTTCACATACTTTTTTTCCATCGACTGGCGCATTGGCTGTGGAATCATCAATTAAAGTTGCTTGCTCGGATTATTTCTCAGATTGGGCGTTTTTTCACGGGCATCGAAATTCACCCAGGAGCCAAGATTGGGCCAGGCTTTTTCATTGACCATGGCATGGGCGTGGTGATTGGCGAGACGGCAGAGATTGGCGAGAACGTTACCCTCTACCATGGGGTGACTTTGGGCGGCACTAGCTGGAAAAAGGAAAAGCGTCACCCAACGATTGGCAATAATGTGGTAATAGGCGCAGGCGCAAAGATCCTAGGACCATTTAAGGTGGGCGATAACAGCAGAATCGGTGCTGGTTCGGTCGTGGTTCATGAGGTTCC
Encoded proteins:
- a CDS encoding MarR family transcriptional regulator, which codes for MKKDSIAYAEHVLDLFTEILHKAIIVGPLREVGLGITPALAQGIQFIHQHGVCSVKDIAEGLSMTYSAASQLTDRLVKKGLVTRRENARDRRLTEIELTNDGFKLAEKIRLRRVTEMSRILGRMRPASREMLVQTLEDFITAVVKDDRTALEVCSHCGRDHVPECVINEVYQAATGMPIRRT
- a CDS encoding NifU family protein — protein: MREKVEEVLNEIRPALQADGGDIELVDVNEETGIVTVKLVGACAGCPMSQMTLQMGVERVIKSRVPEVQKVEAVPFAGTAVDL
- a CDS encoding ACT domain-containing protein is translated as MKVKQLSIFLENQSGRLAEVAGALGSEGINIRALSLADTSGFGILRLIVNDIAKARKVLQGKGFIVKETNVIAVEVPDRPGGLASVLNALAAEKINIEYMYAFVEKSSEDAIVIFRIENIDEGIRALLSKGINILTAEQVYAL
- the nifU gene encoding Fe-S cluster assembly scaffold protein NifU encodes the protein MSIQYSEKVMEHFMNPRNVGEIPDADGIGNVGNPVCGDIMRMYIKVKDGVIVDAKFKTFGCGAAIATSSMATEMIKGKTIEEALKLSNKAVAEALGGLPPVKMHCSVLAEEAIEAAIDDYLRKTTGKGLDFEKNRYLK
- a CDS encoding alpha/beta-type small acid-soluble spore protein; translated protein: MMKRLEEEVRRELGIQRIGPEMTTEEAGKLGGYMVKKLIERGERALREERGE
- the cysE gene encoding serine O-acetyltransferase; the protein is MFETLKRDIQAVKERDPACRSTLEIITCYPGFHILFFHRLAHWLWNHQLKLLARIISQIGRFFTGIEIHPGAKIGPGFFIDHGMGVVIGETAEIGENVTLYHGVTLGGTSWKKEKRHPTIGNNVVIGAGAKILGPFKVGDNSRIGAGSVVVHEVPPNSVVVGVPGRVTYRDGRRVMGEVDLEQHELPDPVAKAVECILERLRHLEDEIKKLKDAAHLGEAVEENKV